In one window of Candidatus Obscuribacterales bacterium DNA:
- a CDS encoding RNA polymerase sigma factor SigF, whose product MTATQSSLRSRSMELLMAYQHNPSVVIRNKLVRLNAGLVRKIAHRVSHQCSEPYEDLEQIGYIGLIRAVERFDPTQGCAFSSFAVPYIRGEMLHFLRDRGSAVKVPRRLQDMQKEGQRVRLTLTKILGHEPTDAQVANALGVSLYEWREIKIAAKNRLPLSLDAMVCQQMDAQITLGDTLPDTHYQTLQRLEEDRQQLQGALNQLEEKTRAAIEFVFFNDLSRKEVAERIGVSPMTVTRRIQRGLEQMVALLQPQVLQTDP is encoded by the coding sequence ATGACGGCTACTCAATCTTCTCTTCGCTCCCGCAGCATGGAATTGTTGATGGCATATCAGCACAACCCATCCGTTGTGATTCGCAATAAACTTGTGCGGCTGAATGCTGGCTTAGTCCGTAAAATTGCTCATCGGGTAAGCCATCAGTGCTCTGAACCCTACGAAGATCTAGAACAAATTGGCTATATCGGGTTAATTCGCGCCGTTGAGCGCTTTGACCCCACCCAAGGTTGTGCGTTTAGCTCCTTTGCCGTGCCCTATATCCGGGGTGAGATGCTGCACTTCCTGCGCGATCGCGGCAGTGCGGTCAAAGTGCCCCGCCGCCTTCAAGATATGCAGAAAGAAGGGCAGCGCGTGCGGTTGACCCTCACCAAAATTTTGGGTCATGAACCCACCGATGCTCAAGTTGCCAATGCCCTCGGCGTTTCTCTCTATGAATGGCGGGAAATTAAGATCGCAGCAAAGAACCGGCTACCCCTCAGCCTTGATGCCATGGTTTGCCAACAAATGGATGCGCAGATCACCCTGGGAGACACCCTGCCCGACACCCACTACCAAACCCTGCAGCGCCTAGAGGAAGATCGGCAGCAACTCCAGGGAGCCCTCAACCAGCTTGAAGAAAAAACCCGCGCGGCCATTGAGTTTGTCTTCTTCAACGATTTGTCCCGTAAAGAGGTAGCTGAGCGCATTGGCGTCAGCCCGATGACGGTGACTCGACGCATCCAGCGGGGGCTTGAGCAAATGGTGGCGCTACTCCAGCCCCAAGTGCTGCAAACCGATCCCTAG
- the coaD gene encoding pantetheine-phosphate adenylyltransferase → MIAIYPGSFDPITLGHLDIIERGCQLFERVIVVVLKNPSKTPLFSVQMRLEQIRRATRHLNNVEVDSFDGLTVTYARMRSAGVLLRGLRVLSDFEKELQMAHTNKTLSDEIETVFLATSNEYSFLSSSLVKEIARFEGPIDHLVPQTVALDIRRCYDKTPNSSARIAMPPTQQADTPSMEAAPSPPPHG, encoded by the coding sequence TTGACCCCATCACCCTCGGGCACCTCGACATTATCGAGCGCGGATGTCAGCTTTTCGAGCGCGTGATTGTGGTGGTCTTAAAAAACCCAAGCAAAACCCCGCTATTCAGTGTTCAGATGCGATTAGAGCAAATCCGTCGTGCTACCCGACATCTCAACAATGTCGAAGTAGATAGTTTTGATGGATTAACGGTCACATATGCCAGAATGCGAAGTGCTGGGGTGCTGCTTCGAGGCCTACGGGTTCTTTCGGATTTTGAAAAAGAACTGCAGATGGCTCATACCAACAAAACCCTCTCTGATGAGATTGAGACGGTTTTTCTCGCAACCTCGAATGAGTATAGTTTCTTAAGCAGTAGCCTTGTGAAAGAAATTGCTCGCTTCGAGGGGCCGATTGATCATCTTGTCCCTCAAACTGTTGCTCTGGATATTCGCAGATGTTACGACAAGACTCCGAATTCGTCAGCACGGATCGCCATGCCTCCAACCCAGCAGGCGGACACGCCCTCAATGGAGGCGGCCCCGTCGCCCCCCCCGCACGGATAG